The DNA region CACGATTTCGTCGCCGCGCACGTGGACATCGAACAGCTCCAGCGGCCGCGGTGGCGGGCCGGAAACGTTGCGCCCCGCCAGGTCGTAGGTGCCGTTATGGCAGGCGCACCACACCTGCTTGACGTCGCTGCGGTATTGCACCGTGCAACTCAAGTGCGTACAGGTGGCTGACATGGCGCGGTATTCGCCATCGCTGCCCAGCAGCAGCAGCCCGGGGCGGTTTCCGAAACGGAAAATCTTGGCGCTGTTGGGTTTCAGTTCGCCGACGCGCGCGGCCACTACAACGTCGCCGCCCATGTCGGTCGCGGCGGGTGGAACCAGGTAACGAAGGACGGGATAAATGAAGGATGCGGCCGATGCCAGCAGTCCGCCGCCGAGTAATACCTGTACAAAACGCCGGCGCCCGGTGCTGCTCGGGGCAGCTTGCTCGATCGCCTCCCGCGGCGCGGCTGTCGCTTCAAACACTTCCATGGTGGCCTCTCGAAGTGTGGCTAGTCGGTTCCGCTGTCGCATCATGACCCGGAACCGGCAAAGCACCGAGGTTCTCTATCACGCCGCGTTGTGACATAGATCACCAACACGGCGCTCATCCGCTACTTCGCTTTCCCCAGTCCCTTGACATAGCCGGAAAGCTGCGTGATTTCGTCTTTGCTCAGCTTGCCTTCGTATGCCGGCATCTTGTTCTTGCCTTTGGCGATGGTCTGGGAAAG from Terriglobales bacterium includes:
- a CDS encoding Rieske 2Fe-2S domain-containing protein; this translates as MEVFEATAAPREAIEQAAPSSTGRRRFVQVLLGGGLLASAASFIYPVLRYLVPPAATDMGGDVVVAARVGELKPNSAKIFRFGNRPGLLLLGSDGEYRAMSATCTHLSCTVQYRSDVKQVWCACHNGTYDLAGRNVSGPPPRPLELFDVHVRGDEIV